One genomic region from Bernardetia sp. encodes:
- a CDS encoding ATP-grasp domain-containing protein codes for MKILYCDNVIDPKIVDEDYQDEEQTAKEVGFETYLLSFEKLMEGNAKSAIRFIPTQTKKELAFYRGWMMKPKMYALLYNELLEKNIMLINTPTEYEHCHYLPNSYYKIESITPFSKWIKLDKAVDFDEIYELLNDFGENQIILKDYVKSEKYYWKEACFITNPKDKDSVKKIVEKFVELRGNQLNEGLVLRKFEQLEFLTKHSKSSLPLTKELRLFFFHQSLVAYFNYWDEVEYGKIDIELDKFLQVAKTIESNFFTMDIAQKTDGEWIIIELGDGQVSGLPDNADKNSFYNNLKKLTLQR; via the coding sequence ATGAAAATTTTATATTGTGATAATGTTATTGACCCAAAAATAGTTGATGAAGATTATCAAGATGAAGAACAAACGGCTAAAGAAGTCGGTTTTGAAACCTATCTTTTAAGTTTTGAAAAGCTAATGGAAGGAAATGCAAAATCTGCTATTCGTTTTATTCCTACTCAAACAAAAAAAGAGTTAGCTTTTTATAGAGGATGGATGATGAAACCTAAAATGTATGCTTTGCTCTATAATGAACTACTAGAAAAAAATATTATGCTCATCAATACTCCAACAGAGTATGAGCATTGTCATTACCTGCCTAATTCTTATTATAAGATTGAAAGTATTACTCCTTTTTCTAAGTGGATAAAGCTAGATAAAGCTGTAGATTTTGATGAAATTTATGAGCTACTAAATGATTTTGGAGAAAATCAGATTATCTTGAAAGATTATGTTAAATCAGAAAAATATTATTGGAAGGAAGCCTGTTTTATTACTAACCCAAAAGATAAAGACAGTGTAAAAAAAATAGTAGAGAAGTTCGTAGAACTAAGAGGAAATCAATTAAATGAAGGTTTGGTACTTCGTAAATTTGAACAATTAGAGTTTCTTACAAAACACTCTAAGAGTAGTTTGCCTCTCACAAAAGAATTGCGTTTGTTTTTCTTTCATCAGAGTTTAGTTGCTTATTTTAATTACTGGGATGAAGTAGAGTATGGAAAAATAGACATAGAATTAGATAAGTTTTTACAAGTTGCTAAAACGATAGAAAGTAATTTCTTTACTATGGATATTGCTCAAAAAACAGATGGGGAATGGATAATCATAGAACTTGGAGATGGGCAAGTTTCTGGCTTACCAGACAATGCTGATAAAAATAGTTTTTATAATAATTTAAAAAAACTAACCTTACAACGATGA
- a CDS encoding YqiA/YcfP family alpha/beta fold hydrolase: MKTLWLHGMGASPNQEKIKLLESYGFEMYALHLKYNQDSFDILKEYCLKNEITFLVGSSHGGFLGFWLSEELALPCLLLNPAVSLRGKNKTKPKNMSKLESPLCIVALGEEDKQIDPKRTLVFMEKDKREDKEIITKTWAEEGHGFTMKAFKEIVTWAKDILTKHT; encoded by the coding sequence ATGAAAACACTTTGGTTACATGGAATGGGAGCAAGTCCTAATCAAGAAAAAATTAAACTTTTGGAAAGTTATGGCTTTGAAATGTACGCACTTCATCTAAAATATAATCAAGATAGTTTTGATATTTTGAAAGAATATTGCCTAAAAAATGAAATAACGTTTTTAGTAGGTTCTTCGCACGGTGGCTTTTTAGGATTTTGGTTGAGTGAAGAATTAGCTTTGCCTTGTCTTTTATTAAACCCAGCAGTTTCTTTGAGAGGAAAAAACAAAACTAAACCCAAAAATATGTCAAAGTTGGAAAGCCCACTTTGCATAGTAGCTCTAGGAGAAGAAGACAAACAAATAGACCCAAAAAGAACACTTGTTTTTATGGAAAAAGACAAGCGAGAAGACAAAGAAATAATTACAAAAACATGGGCAGAAGAAGGGCATGGATTTACTATGAAAGCCTTTAAAGAAATCGTAACTTGGGCAAAAGATATTTTAACAAAACATACCTGA